In Euphorbia lathyris chromosome 9, ddEupLath1.1, whole genome shotgun sequence, the following are encoded in one genomic region:
- the LOC136207196 gene encoding uncharacterized protein isoform X2, whose product MEIELEPRVKPLSFKVKGMSRESPSQKASFVLDADLRSHWSSGTNTKEWILLELDEPCLLSHLRIYNKSVLEWEISVGLRYKPETFVKVRPRCEAPRRDMIYPMNYTPCRYVRISCLRGNPIAIFFFQLIGVSVSGLEPEFQPVVNHLLPNIILHKQDAQDMHLQLLQDMTNRLLVFLPQLEVELASFADAADQNLRFLAMLVGPWYPILHIVNERETTRTSGSVSDSEVSKNNQLSSSITVSSNFEPRRSRGMPPCTSSNSSSMVFRSDAVFVLLRKAYRESDLGTFCRTASRILYKLTEPVAVQEDPASATEVSSTLDEIPKTEVLNPLALADYSSLLGEEFQMPDDHWDLSILNLLDIGAVEEGILHVLYACASQPMLCHRLAESRSEFWSALPLVQALLPALRPSMSSLGENVDDTFSQWQQPFVQQALSQIVAMSCSIVYHPLLHACAGYLSSYSPSHAKAACVLIDLCSSVLGPWMAQVIAKVDLTVELLEDLLGIMQGARLSPSRARAALKYVVLALSGHMDDMLGKYKEVKHKILFLLEMLEPFIDPAIYAPRSTIAFGDVSFTFMENQEQSCVVALNIIRIAVQKPAVLSSLESEWRRGSVAPSVLLSILEPHMQLPPEIDLCKSPISKFFEHEMLTASSHSSVRYSGTSSKSNSQDDSDGKVDSPDSSVKMDIFEDASLLFAPVELRTIVLTNVSGSPKEHILDSSCEDPSSELKRAVEKKFTDLFPNGLVLDADAHSEYFNLQADYFQLISYGDCELRASEFRRLALDLHSQNDMALEGHDAAVDALLLAAECYVNPFFMMSFRSSPKITSPVIANERSTKSYEIRELGISSKKNIFDLEKIALLEKKRDKIVLQILLEAAELDRKFQRSLPDGESVPPHLEDIDGQVIDLTSNDVECADAVTLIRQNQALLCSFLIRWLKKEQHSMHEILMHCLIFLLHSATHLYCAPEEVIDIILGSAEYLNAMLTSFYHQSKVGNLQLDVEKIHGVQRRWALLQRLVIASSVGEGSEFAVNVNSRYRCGSLIPLSAWVQRISVFSHSSYPLVRFLGWMAISRNAEQFIKERLFLASDLSQLTCLLAIFSDELAAVDNVLNQEKHGRIGQLGFNQDSPIHQRFEFSDQQHGDQSFRAIYPDINKFFPNLKKQFETFGEHILEAVGLQLQSLSSTVVPDILCWFSDVCSWQLLRNSHVTSHTVSDHLKGYVAKNAKAIIFYILEAIVTEHMEAMVPEMPRVVQILVSLCRASYCDVPFLESIMCLLKPLISYSFSKVPDEEKTLVDDCCLNFESLCFQELFVNIRQKNENGDVPAEKEYCKALMIFILASVFNDLSFQRRREILNSLTLWADFTSFEPTTSFHDYLCAFQTVLESCKVLLVQTLRVFGFLPIQLDKFYDVNEGSLPDSSLEKGSWFLSDIYHNSNSEKMERDDFDFVASKQQDYHLSVEEVKDFSKGLENILAKLNPTLELCWNLHHHLVKKLVITSAECFVYSRCLSSIHPQVQNAEADSCENSFAIKPVEDFSVHWRIGIQGLADFTLKLQESHCWETTSLLLDCLLGVPFYFQLDNVIGAICCTIKSFSCSAPKIVSRLRSDKWLSTLFVRGTHNLRESDRPLTDLLGTLLGHAEPEQRFIALKHLGQLAGQAANGEAVLQSKIFCNNFTQPSLAFSVPEPFLSLMVSSTWDQVVLLASSDTLLTLRTHAMALLLSYIPYASQQQLQSFLAGADSVLHFLGKTALPTCEGPLLRLSLALVAGACLYSSAEDISLIPQEVWRNIESIGLSRTGGKAGDLEKNACEVLCKLRNEGSEAKEALREVLYSNSLKEVDSDFGSTREAILQVLSNLTSVHSYFEIFSEKMDEEAMEAEIELGILHKENEVEESSKQTKKEKQISSVGASVKHDSRLQEIKDRISTLEKAKLQEHIIANRQRKLLMRSARRKYLEEAALREEELLRELDRERTAEAEKEIERRQLLELERAKTRELRHNLDMEKERQMQRELQRELGQAESGSRSSRRDFSSSTHSRPRDRYREREHGRSGSAGRTRSNSGRGNMEDQVSSGMGMPSIVLSGSRPFSGQPPTILQSRDRSDDCGSSYEENLDGSRDSGDTGSMGDPELMAAFDGQSGSGQRHGARGSKSRQVMERRERDGRREGKWERKHS is encoded by the exons ATGGAGATAGAATTAGAGCCGAGAGTGAAGCCACTCAGCTTCAAAGTGAAGGGAATGTCGAGGGAATCCCCATCTCAAAAGGCCTCTTTTGTTCTTGACGCTGACCTCCGCTCCCACTGGTCTTCCGGCACCAATACCAAAGAGTGGATCCTTCTCGAACTCGAC GAACCTTGCTTGCTTTCtcatttacggatatataacaAGTCAGTACTTGAGTGGGAAATCTCTGTTGGTTTGCGTTACAAG CCGGAGACATTTGTAAAAGTTCGGCCACGCTGTGAAGCTCCTCGCCGTGATATGATATATCCTATGAACTACACTCCATGCCGCTATGTGAGGATATCTTGTTTACGTGGAAATCCCATAGCCATTTTTTTCTTTCAG CTTATTGGGGTTTCAGTAAGTGGTCTTGAACCAGAGTTTCAACCAGTTGTCAACCACTTGTTACCAAACATTATATTGCACAAGCAAGATGCTCAGGATATGCATCTTCAG TTGCTTCAAGACATGACAAACCGGCTGCTAGTCTTTCTTCCCCAACTTGAG GTAGAATTAGCCAGTTTCGCAGATGCTGCTGATCAGAACTTACGTTTTCTTGCAATGCTGGTGGGCCCATGGTACCCAATACTTCATATTGTGAATGAAAG AGAGACTACAAGGACTTCAGGCAGTGTCTCTGACTCTGAAGTTTCTAAGAACAATCAGCTGTCATCTTCCATAACCGTTTCTTCTAACTTTGAG CCAAGAAGATCACGAGGCATGCCACCATGTACCTCGTCAAATTCCAGTTCCATGGTGTTCCGCTCGGATGCAGTTTTTGTTTTATTGAGAAAGGCATACAGAGAATCTGATCTGGGAACTTTTTGCAGAACG GCTTCAAGGATCCTTTACAAGCTTACGGAGCCTGTTGCAGTGCAAGAAGACCCAGCTTCTGCCACTGAAGTTTCTTCTACTCTAGATGAAATACCAAAAACTGAAGTACTGAATCCCCTTGCCTTGGCTGATTACTCAAGTTTGCTTGGAGAAGAATTTCAGATGCCTGATGATCATTGGGATTTGAGCATTCTAAATCTTTTGGATATAGGGGCAGTTGAAGAAGGCATTTTACATGTTCTATATGCTTGTGCGTCTCAG CCTATGCTTTGTCATAGATTGGCAGAGAGCAGATCTGAGTTTTGGTCTGCTTTACCACTTGTACAGGCATTGCTTCCAG CACTTCGCCCTTCCATGAGCAGCCTTGGCGAAAATGTTGATGATACCTTTTCTCAATGGCAACAGCCTTTTGTACAACAAGCCTTGTCTCAG attgTGGCTATGTCTTGTTCGATTGTTTACCATCCTCTTCTTCATGCCTGTGCTGGTTATTTATCATCCTATTCACCATCACAT GCTAAAGCTGCTTGTGTTTTGATTGATTTGTGTTCTAGTGTGCTAGGACCTTGGATGGCCCAGGTCATTGCGAAG GTTGATCTAACTGTGGAGCTTCTAGAGGACCTTCTAGGCATAATGCAG GGTGCTCGACTTTCGCCATCCCGTGCACGAGCAGCTCTCAAATATGTTGTGCTTGCTTTGTCTGGTCACATGGATGATATGTTGGGGAAGTATAAG GAAGTTAAGCACAAAATTCTCTTTCTTCTCGAGATGCTTGAACCTTTTATTGATCCTGCAATCTATGCACCACGGAGTACGATAGCCTTTGGGGATGTTTCTTTCACATTTATGGAAAACCAGGAACAATCTTGTGTAGTTGCTCTGAACATCATCCGTATAGCTGTCCAAAAGCCAGCTGTTCTTTCTTCTTTAGAATCTGAATGGAGGCGTGGGTCAGTTGCTCCTAG TGTACTTCTCTCAATATTGGAACCTCACATGCAGCTGCCTCCTGAAATTGACCTTTGCAAATCCccaatttctaaattttttgagCATGAAATGTTAACTGCTTCATCCCATTCTTCTGTTCGTTATTCAGGAACGTCTTCTAAATCAAACAGCCAAGATGATTCAGATGGGAAAGTTGATTCCCCTGATAGTTCTGTAAAGATGGATATATTTGAAGATGCCAGTCTTCTTTTTGCTCCCGTGGAATTACGAACCATAGTCCTGACAAATGTTTCTGGCAGTCCCAAGGAACATATCTTGGATTCCAGCTGTGAGGATCCCAGCTCTGAATTGAAGCGTGCAGTTGAGAAAAAATTTACTGATCTGTTTCCAAACGGTTTAGTATTAGATGCTGATGCCCATTCTGAATACTTCAACTTGCAAGCAGACTATTTTCAACTCATCAGTTATGGTGACTGTGAACTTAGGGCTTCTGAGTTTCGGCGCCTAGCTTTGGATTTACACTCGCAGAATGATATGGCTCTTGAAGGTCATGATGCTGCTGTAGATGCATTGCTTCTGGCTGCAGAGTGCTATGTGAATCCATTTTTCATGATGTCTTTCAGATCCAGTCCAAAGATAACAAGCCCAGTGATTGCTAATGAGAGAAGTACAAAAAGTTATGAGATCCGAGAATTGGGGATTTCTTCTAAGAAGAATATTTTTGACTTGGAAAAAATAGCTCTTCTTGAAAAGAAAAGGGACAAAATTGTTCTTCAAATACTGCTTGAGGCTGCTGAATTAGACAGGAAGTTTCAGAGAAGCCTGCCAGATGGGGAATCTGTTCCACCACACCTCGAAGATATTGATGGGCAAGTCATAGACTTGACTTCTAATGATGTAGAATGTGCAGATGCTGTAACTTTGATTCGACAAAATCAAGCTCTGCTGTGTAGTTTTCTTATTCGATGGTTGAAAAAAGAGCAACATTCAATGCATGAAATTCTTATGCATTGCCTTATCTTTTTGTTGCATTCAGCTACACATCTTTACTGTGCTCCTGAAGAAGTAATTGATATCATATTAGGTTCTGCTGAATACCTTAATGCAATGCTAACATCATTCTACCACCAGTCCAAAGTAGGCAATCTGCAGTTGGATGTGGAAAAGATACACGGGGTGCAACGCCGCTGGGCATTACTTCAAAGATTAGTAATTGCTTCAAGTGTCGGTGAGGGGTCAGAGTTTGCTGTCAATGTCAACAGCAGATATCGGTGTGGAAGCTTGATTCCACTGTCAGCCTGGGTGCAAAGAATATCTGTATTTTCTCACAGTTCTTATCCCCTTGTTAGATTTCTTGGATGGATGGCAATATCTCGTAATGCAGAACAGTTTATAAAGGAACGGCTTTTCCTTGCTTCAGATCTGTCACAACTAACTTGTTTACTTGCTATATTTTCTGACGAGCTTGCAGCAGTAGATAATGTTCTCAACCAAGAAAAACATGGGAGAATTGGACAATTAGGGTTCAATCAAGATTCTCCAATCCATCAGAGGTTTGAGTTTTCGGATCAGCAACATGGAGATCAGTCTTTTCGTGCTATTTATCCTGACATTAATAAGTTCTTTCCAAATTTAAAGAAACAATTTGAAACATTTGGGGAACACATTTTGGAGGCTGTTGGATTGCAACTGCAATCTCTATCTTCCACTGTTGTGCCTGATATCTTGTGTTGGTTCTCTGATGTGTGCTCATGGCAATTGCTCCGTAACAGTCATGTTACGTCTCATACTGTTTCTGATCATTTGAAAGGCTATGTTGCAAAAAATGCCAAAGCAATCATCTTTTATATACTTGAAGCCATTGTTACTGAGCACATGGAAGCCATGGTACCAGAGATGCCAAGAGTGGTGCAAATATTGGTCTCTCTCTGTAGAGCCTCGTACTGTGATGTGCCATTTCTCGAGTCTATAATGTGCCTTTTAAAGCCACTTATATCATATTCTTTCAGCAAGGTGCCTGATGAAGAAAAGACATTGGTTGATGATTGTTGTCTTAATTTTGAATCACTTTGTTTTCAGGAGCTTTTTGTTAACATTAGACAGAAAAATGAGAATGGAGATGTACCTGCAGAAAAAGAATACTGCAAAGCACTGATGATTTTCATCCTGGCTTCTGTGTTCAATGATTTATCTTTTCAACGAAGAAGAGAGATATTGAATTCCTTGACTTTGTGGGCAGATTTTACTTCTTTTGAGCCAACCACTTCTTTCCATGACTACCTTTGTGCTTTTCAGACAGTTTTGGAGAGCTGCAAAGTTCTGTTAGTTCAGACTTTAAGAGTCTTCGGGTTTCTACCAATTCAGTTGGACAAATTTTATGATGTTAACGAAGGATCACTTCCTGACAGTAGCTTGGAAAAGGGTTCGTGGTTTCTTAGTGATATCTACCACAATTCTAATTCTGAGAAGATGGAAAGGGATGACTTTGATTTTGTAGCTTCAAAACAACAGGATTATCATTTATCTGTGGAGGAAGTAAAAGACTTCTCTAAAGGCTTGGAAAACATCCTTGCAAAGCTAAATCCAACTTTAGAGCTCTGTTGGAATCTTCATCATCATTTGGTAAAAAAGCTGGTAATTACATCAGCTGAGTGTTTTGTGTACTCTAGATGCTTATCTTCAATTCATCCACAAGTTCAAAATGCTGAAGCTGATAGCTGTGAAAATTCTTTTGCAATTAAACCAGTTGAAGACTTCTCAGTTCATTGGAGGATTGGGATACAGGGTCTTGCTGATTTCACTTTGAAGCTCCAAGAAAGCCATTGTTGGGAAACCACATCTCTACTTCTTGATTGTCTACTTGGAGTACCCTTTTACTTTCAGCTGGACAATGTCATTGGTGCAATTTGTTGTACTATAAAATCATTTTCTTGCAGTGCGCCAAAAATTGTCTCGCGCTTGAGGTCTGATAAATGGTTGTCAACATTATTTGTGAGAGGTACTCATAATCTTCGTGAGAGTGACAGGCCTCTCACTGATCTATTAGGTACACTGCTGGGCCATGCAGAACCTGAACAGCGCTTTATAGCACTTAAACACTTGGGTCAATTGGCTGGCCAAGCTGCAAATGGAGAAGCAGTTCTGCAGTCTAAGATATTTTGTAACAACTTCACGCAACCAAGCTTGGCTTTTTCAGTCCCCGAGCCATTTCTATCACTTATGGTGTCAAGCACATGGGATCAGGTGGTTTTGTTGGCATCGTCAGATACACTACTAACCCTAAGAACTCATGCTATGGCACTGCTTCTAAGTTACATACCATATGCTTCCCAGCAACAGCTACAGTCTTTTCTTGCTGGAGCTGATAGCGTGCTTCATTTTTTGGGAAAGACTGCACTGCCAACTTGTGAGGGCCCATTACTACGGCTCTCATTAGCACTTGTTGCTGGTGCCTGCCTGTACTCATCAGCTGAAGATATTTCTTTGATACCTCAAGAAGTTTGGAGAAATATTGAGAGTATAGGGTTGTCTAGAACTG GAGGCAAGGCTGGTGATCTGGAGAAAAATGCTTGTGAAGTCCTGTGTAAATTGAGAAATGAAGGGAGTGAAGCAAAAGAG GCCTTGAGAGAAGTTCTCTATTCTAATTCTCTAAAAGAAGTTGATTCAGATTTTGGGAGCACCCGTGAAGCAATTCTTCAG GTCCTTTCTAATCTAACTTCAGTGCATTCATACTTTGAGATATTCTCAGAAAAAATGGATGAAGAGGCAATG gaggctGAAATAGAATTGGGCATTCTtcataaagaaaatgaagtaGAAGAATCATCAAAACAAACTAAGAAAGAGAAACAAATTTCTTCAGTTGGTG CTTCTGTAAAGCACGATAGCCGTCTCCAAGAAATCAAGGATCGCATTAGTACCTT AGAAAAAGCCAAACTCCAAGAACACATTATAGCCAACAGGCAAAGAAAGCTACTCATGAGAAGTGCACGCCGGAAATATCTAGAAGAAGCTGCTTTACGGGAAGAGGAACTTCTGCGAGAACTTGATAG GGAAAGGACAGCTGAAGCAGAAAAGGAAATCGAGAGACGGCAGCTACTTGAACTTGAACGTGCAAAAACTAGGGAGCTCCGTCACAATCTTGACATGGAGAAGGAGAGGCAAATGCAG AGGGAACTTCAGCGTGAACTGGGGCAGGCTGAATCTGGATCGCGATCATCACGGCGTGACTTTTCTTCGTCAACTCATAGTAG GCCTCGAGACAGGTATCGGGAGAGGGAACATGGAAGATCAGGTAGCGCAGGCCGTACGAGAAGCAATAGCGGGAGAGGGAACATGGAAGATCAGGTATCGTCTGGTATGGGCATGCCATCAATAGTGTTGTCTGGTTCGAGACCATTTTCAGGGCAGCCTCCAACGATTCTTCAATCGCGAGATAGAAGCGATGATTGCGGTAGCAGTTATGAAGAAAATTTGGATGGAAGCAGGGACTCAGGTGATACTGGTAGTATGGGTGATCCAGAACTGATGGCAGCATTTGATGGACAatctggatctggtcaaagacATGGAGCTAGAGGAAGCAAGTCGAGACAAGTAATGGAGcggagagagagagatggaaGACGGGAAGGGAAATGGGAAAGAAAACATTCATGA